GGAGTATCGTCGTCGAGGGAACCGTCGCGTCGGGAAAATTGTGGCGCGAATACGCCGCCGGGGAAACCGAACTCGGCCCCCTCGATCAACTGACCGCAACGGCGATCGAAGGCGGCGTGTTGCGCAATGTCGTGTGGCGGGACGGCGCGATCGGGCTGGCGGCGCACGGCGATGCGGGCAGATTGAGCAATAGGATCGGCGAAACCGCGCGCGACCTTCGCCCCAGCATCCTGACGGTGTTGCGGGAACTGGGCCTTTTCCAGGTCATCCTCGCGATCTTCACGTTCGTAAGCGGCCTCGAACTGACCGCATTCATCGGCCGGCGAAAATGAAGCGGTGGCTGCTCCGTCGCTTCCTTGCGATCGGCGTGTGGGGCGCGCTGGCGGCGGCTGGCCCGGTGGCGGCCCAATCGCCAGGCGGCACGCAAAACGATCTCGTCGCAATGCTGCACTCGGTCGATGCCACGGGCCAGTTCGATGGAAGCTTGTGCGGCTCCGCCCTGGTTCTCTCCCAGTCGGACGGCAGGACACTGCTGTTGACGGCGAAGCATGTGCTGGCGCAACTCGACGAGGAAAACGACAGCCGGAAACTTTCCGGTGATCCGCCGGTGCGGCTGGGGGCGCAGTTTTTCGGTGCGGTGGGCACGTTCCACGAAGTCCGGCCGTTGCCGGGCGTGTTCAGCGAATCGCTCGATTATGCAGTCGTCGAGGTCATTCCGCGTCCCGGTACGACGATTGCCCCGCCCGGCTCTTGGAACAGGCTGGGAGCACTCGATGGTGACGATGCGCAAGGCGACAAGCCGGGGTATCAGGATGTGAGAGCCGTCGGCTACAGCCGTTGTCGGCCGTGGGCCGCCTCGGCGTCGCCGGAAAAGGTCATCGCTGTCGGCGGCACCGACATAACCTTTGAAACGCGGTTTGTGGACCACGGCAGTTCGGGCGGCGCGCTATTCGCCGTGGATGGCAGGCTGGTGGGAATGGTCGTCAAGACCGACGGGGATGAGGGCACCGCGCGATCGATCGATGTCATTCTGTCCGACCTCGCGCTCAAGAACGTCAGGACAGACCTGACCTACGGCGTATCCGCGGCAATGGATGCGGCGATTCGCGGACAGGCGGTCCCGACTTATGCCAGTCAGGTAAAGGCTACGAGCGTTTCGGCGCGCATCGAACGAACCGGTGGGAAGGGGGTGCGATTTCGCGCCGACCTGGATGACCTCGGCGCCCCTGCGCACGAGCTAAAGCTCGTCGGCGGTCCGGACGATCGCGACGTGAAGTATGGTATCGATCTCGATATTGCCGATGCGTTGACCCGCAGCTACCAGGTTCGGATCGGGTTCTCCGACGGCAGTTCCGTGACCTTGCCGATCGACTTCAAGGCGCCGTTGACCGCACGGATCAAGGCCCTTGCCGATAGCGACGTTGCCTGGCTGTACCATCGCCCGGGTGGTGCGGTCGTTATTGGTTCGCCCAGTTATGACGTGGTCGGCCTTGTCAGGTATATTGATGTCGGGTGGTCGCCCGATCTTATGGCCCATCGTGCGGTGTTCCGCTATTCGGGTTTCGAACCGCCCAAACTCACCGGGACGGCAGCGCTGAATGCCGTCCCGGAGAATCGCGTGATTGTCGGCCCGGCTGGTGCCGATCGCGCGTGGTATAGGCTGACCTTCGCCGATGGATCGGTAACGCCGCCGCGTGCGCTGGCTTTCACCCCCGAGGACATCAACCTCGATCGGGGCCAATACGGATTCGCGCGATTGTTGACGACGCCCGAAGGCGTGGTTTTTTCCTATCGATACAAGCAGGACGACGTTGGCGCATTCCAGACCGGGGGAAGCATGGCCCTGTCGCGCCCCTACGGGCTTAGCGGCGATTACACGATGCAATACGATCTCGACGGCAAGGGCTTTCTTGAGGCCGGGCAAGACAGGCTTCCGTGGATGAACGCGCCGTTCAAGGTGCGGTTCGTGGAGAAGGCGACCGGTATCGCGACCCAGGTGTTTTCCTTGCCGGCACCCGATAGCGAGGCAGTTGGGGACGATGCCCCTTCGACTTTCCCCGAGGTCACCTGCCGTCGGTCAACCGCGCGGGAAGGGGCGGCGTGCTGGTTTCGCGATTTCCGAGCGATCGGTCATGTCAAGACGTGGCGCATGTCCTTCGTGTCGGAAGCGCGATTGCAGAACGCTGCGCTTGCCGATCTGCGGCCGGTATGGCGATCAGCCGAAGGTCGTGCGCGGATTCGTGAGTGCCGCAACAGCTATAGTCCAGCTTGCCTTGAGTGGCGGCGCAATCTTGGCGGATGGTGGGACGCACCGGCTGGCGCGACGGACTTTTACTATTCCGTCACGATGAAGGACGGGCGCACTCTCCCCGCGCAGCGGGTAAGCCTTGCGCAATAAATCTGCATATGCGCGAGCGGGCCGCGTGGCTGGACCTGGCAAGATATAGAACACATAGTGAACAAATGAGTCGCCGTCACGGTCGGAGCCTGTCATGCGTCCCTTTATCGACCGGTTCTTCTTCGCGCTGTTGCCGCCACCCGATCTCGCGGGCGATATCGTCGCCTTCGGTCGAGGCCTGGGCCTGCGACGAAGCGCGGTACAGGCTGAGCGGCTTCACCTGACGCTTGCCATCACCGACGATTTCCCGTTCGGCGCCGACGGCGATGTGACGCAGCGGCTGCTGGAGGCGGGCGCGCGCGTGGCCGTCGCGCCGTTTGTGGTGCGGCTGGACCGCATCGTTCAGGGACCGCGCTCGGTCATGCTGTTGCCGGGCAAGGGGCGGCGCGATGGCAAGGGCGTGTTTGC
The Novosphingobium sp. EMRT-2 genome window above contains:
- a CDS encoding serine protease encodes the protein MKRWLLRRFLAIGVWGALAAAGPVAAQSPGGTQNDLVAMLHSVDATGQFDGSLCGSALVLSQSDGRTLLLTAKHVLAQLDEENDSRKLSGDPPVRLGAQFFGAVGTFHEVRPLPGVFSESLDYAVVEVIPRPGTTIAPPGSWNRLGALDGDDAQGDKPGYQDVRAVGYSRCRPWAASASPEKVIAVGGTDITFETRFVDHGSSGGALFAVDGRLVGMVVKTDGDEGTARSIDVILSDLALKNVRTDLTYGVSAAMDAAIRGQAVPTYASQVKATSVSARIERTGGKGVRFRADLDDLGAPAHELKLVGGPDDRDVKYGIDLDIADALTRSYQVRIGFSDGSSVTLPIDFKAPLTARIKALADSDVAWLYHRPGGAVVIGSPSYDVVGLVRYIDVGWSPDLMAHRAVFRYSGFEPPKLTGTAALNAVPENRVIVGPAGADRAWYRLTFADGSVTPPRALAFTPEDINLDRGQYGFARLLTTPEGVVFSYRYKQDDVGAFQTGGSMALSRPYGLSGDYTMQYDLDGKGFLEAGQDRLPWMNAPFKVRFVEKATGIATQVFSLPAPDSEAVGDDAPSTFPEVTCRRSTAREGAACWFRDFRAIGHVKTWRMSFVSEARLQNAALADLRPVWRSAEGRARIRECRNSYSPACLEWRRNLGGWWDAPAGATDFYYSVTMKDGRTLPAQRVSLAQ
- a CDS encoding 2'-5' RNA ligase family protein, with the protein product MRPFIDRFFFALLPPPDLAGDIVAFGRGLGLRRSAVQAERLHLTLAITDDFPFGADGDVTQRLLEAGARVAVAPFVVRLDRIVQGPRSVMLLPGKGRRDGKGVFAALAPAMAGLNVPLRAGWGYSPHMTLSYDLDHRFGSKPAGGPAPAFEWIATELALVRSLVGLHRHQVLARWPLVAAPAAQMCLPL